A window of the Fusarium fujikuroi IMI 58289 draft genome, chromosome FFUJ_chr09 genome harbors these coding sequences:
- a CDS encoding probable fructose-2,6-bisphosphate 2-phosphatase — translation MPSRTNGVGVQAEDTRICVVMVGLPARGKSYIAQRAQRYLQWLSIPAQTFNVGNYRRNDAPQPTADFFDINNPEGERTRRAAAEAAVADMLAWFRSGGIVGILDATNSTLERRKWVLEVCNENGIEVLFVESKCDDEELIMANIRDVKTTSPDYRGQDPETAALDFRNRIRNYEKVYCTIDADGKESHLTYLKIMDVGKQVIISRIRDYLQSRIVYYLMNLHIRPRSVWLSRHGESLYNIDGRIGGDTLLSPRGEQYARKLPELVRKSVGDDRPLTVWTSTLRRTIATSRFLPQHYNQLQWKALDELDSGVCDGLTYQEIKDRYPEDFAARDEDKYNYRYRGGESYRDVVIRLEPIIMELERSEDILIVTHQAVLRCIYAYFMKKDQSKSPWMNVPLHTLIKLTPGAYGTEEVRYEANIPAVSTWRGKGSTAKHENPAPDVM, via the exons ATGCCTTCTCGAACTAACGGTGTTGGCGTTCAGGCCGAAGATACCAGGATCTGCGTGGTCATGGTCGGTCTACCAGCCCGAGGCAAGAGTTATATTGCCCAAAGAG CTCAGCGATATCTTCAGTGGCTCTCCATTCCTGCACAGACTTTCAACGTTGGCAACTACCGCCGCAATGATGCACCACAACCCACGGCCGATTTTTTCGATATCAACAATCCCGAAGGAGAACGCACACGTCGTGCTGCCgccgaggctgctgttgCCGACATGCTCGCCTGGTTTCGTTCTGGCGGCATTGTTGGTATTCTTGATGCTACCAATTCTACTCTGGAACGCCGCAAGTGGGTCCTGGAGGTCTGCAACGAAAACGGTATCGAGGTTCTCTTTGTCGAGAGCAAGtgcgacgacgaagagctcatcatggccaatATCCGAGATGTCAAGACTACCAGCCCGGACTATCGCGGACAGGATCCTGAGACTGCCGCCCTCGATTTCCGTAACCGCATTCGCAACTACGAAAAGGTGTACTGCACCATTGACGCTGATGGTAAAGAGTCTCACCTAACTTacctcaagatcatggaTGTCGGTAAGCAAGTCATTATCAGCCGTATCCGAGATTATCTCCAAAGTCGCATTGTGTACTATCTTATGAATCTACACATCCGTCCTCGTTCAGTTTGGCTATCAAGA CATGGCGAATCCTTGTATAACATTGACGGAAGAATTGGCGGTGATACACTCCTCTCTCCTCGTGGTGAACAGTATGCGAGAAAACTTCCTGAGCTCGTCCGAAAATCAGTTGGT GACGATCGACCACTAACAGTATGGACCTCAACTTTGCGACGCACTATTGCTACTTCTCGTTTCCTTCCCCAGCACTACAATCAACTCCAGTGGAAGGCGctcgatgagcttgactCAGGAGTATGCGACGGCTTGACTTAccaggagatcaaggaccgATATCCCGAGGACTTTGCCGCCCGTGATGAAGACAAGTACAACTACCGATATCGTGGCGGGGAGTCGTACCGTGATGTTGTTATCCGCCTGGAACCCATCATCATGGAATTGGAACGAAGTGAGGATATTCTTATCGTTACCCACCAAGCTGTGTTACGATGTATATATGCATACTTCATGAAGAAGGACCAGTCTAAGAGCCCTTGGATGAATGTGCCCCTACACACCTTGATAAAACTTACCCCAGGAGCCTACGGTACCGAGGAAGTTCGCTATGAGGCCAATATTCCTGCTGTCAGCACCTGGAGAGGCAAGGGCAGCACCGCCAAGCACGAGAACCCAGCCCCTGATGTCATGTAA